A genomic window from Rahnella aceris includes:
- the ytfT gene encoding galactofuranose ABC transporter, ATP-binding protein YtfT → MNNRSLPMTGKPRKVRWVFPKGTTQIGAFVAILIIDSLVAPGFFSIHIQDGRLFGSLVDIFNRGAPVALLALGMTLVIATGGIDLSVGAVMAIAGATAATMTVQGYPLMIVLLASVGVGAICGLWNGFLVAVLQIQPIVATLMLMVAGRGIAQLITEGQIVTFEHNGLSQFGSGSLFYLPMPVIIAVAMLVLVWALTRKTALGLFIESVGINIRSAYNAGVNARLVLISTYVICGICAAVAGVIITADIRGADANNAGLWLELDAILAVVIGGGSLLGGRFNLLLSVVGALIIQGMNTGILLSGFKPEFNLVLKALVVLAVLVVQSPRVSFSNLFRRKG, encoded by the coding sequence ATGAATAACAGGAGCCTGCCAATGACGGGAAAACCGCGCAAAGTAAGATGGGTATTTCCAAAAGGCACCACGCAAATCGGTGCTTTCGTCGCAATATTAATCATAGACAGCCTGGTCGCCCCGGGCTTTTTCTCTATCCATATTCAGGATGGCCGCTTGTTTGGCAGCCTGGTGGATATTTTCAACCGTGGTGCCCCTGTCGCTTTGCTGGCTCTCGGGATGACGCTGGTTATTGCGACCGGCGGCATCGACCTTTCCGTCGGTGCGGTCATGGCGATTGCCGGTGCAACAGCCGCGACCATGACGGTGCAAGGATATCCGCTGATGATCGTGCTGCTGGCCTCGGTCGGGGTGGGGGCAATATGCGGTTTGTGGAATGGCTTTTTGGTCGCTGTTCTGCAAATTCAGCCGATTGTTGCCACGCTGATGCTGATGGTCGCCGGACGTGGCATCGCACAGCTGATTACGGAAGGGCAAATCGTCACGTTTGAACACAATGGTCTATCGCAGTTTGGCAGTGGTTCTTTGTTCTATCTGCCAATGCCGGTGATCATTGCCGTCGCCATGCTGGTTCTTGTCTGGGCGCTGACGCGGAAAACAGCGCTTGGCCTGTTCATCGAATCAGTCGGCATCAATATCCGTTCTGCTTATAACGCCGGCGTAAATGCCCGTTTAGTGCTGATCTCCACTTACGTCATTTGTGGGATTTGCGCGGCCGTTGCGGGCGTTATCATAACGGCTGATATTCGCGGAGCGGACGCCAATAATGCCGGACTATGGCTGGAACTTGATGCCATTCTTGCCGTCGTCATCGGCGGCGGCTCGTTACTGGGTGGACGTTTTAACCTGCTTCTTTCGGTTGTCGGTGCACTGATCATTCAGGGAATGAATACCGGCATTCTGCTCTCCGGCTTCAAACCGGAATTCAACCTGGTGCTGAAAGCTCTGGTGGTGCTCGCTGTACTGGTAGTTCAGTCTCCCCGCGTCTCTTTCAGTAATCTGTTCCGGAGGAAAGGATAA
- the ilvG gene encoding acetolactate synthase 2 catalytic subunit, which yields MNGAQWVVQALRAQGVNTVFGYPGGAIMPVYDALYDGGVEHLLCRHEQGAAMAAIGYARSTGKVGVCIATSGPGATNLITGLADALLDSVPLVAITGQVGSAFIGTDAFQEIDVLGLSLACTKHSFLVESLEALPEIMAEAFAIASSGRPGPVLIDIPKDIQLAVGELPPHLVAVEETFPHPAAELQQARAMIAAAQKPMVYVGGGVGIAQAVPALREFITATGIPAVATLKGLGAPDASDPCYLGMLGMHGTKAANLAVQSCDLLIAVGARFDDRVTGKLNTFAPDAAVIHMDIDPAELNKLRRAHVALQGALNALLPALQQPLNINAWRDEVMTLKAQGEWRYDHPGEAIYAPLLLKQISDRKSANTVVTTDVGQHQMWTAQHMQFTRPENFITSSGLGTMGFGVPAAVGAQVARPDDMVICVSGDGSFMMNVQELGTIKRKQLPVKILLLDNQRLGMVRQWQELFFDGRFSETNLSDNPDFVTLASAFNIPGQRIHRKDQVDAALDAFFNSEGPYLLQVSIDENENVWPLVPPGAGNETMLEKMS from the coding sequence ATGAACGGAGCACAATGGGTAGTACAAGCGTTGCGTGCGCAGGGTGTAAATACAGTATTTGGTTATCCTGGCGGGGCAATCATGCCGGTATACGATGCATTGTATGACGGCGGCGTGGAACACCTGTTGTGCCGGCATGAGCAGGGTGCTGCAATGGCCGCCATCGGCTATGCCCGTTCTACCGGAAAAGTTGGCGTCTGTATCGCCACTTCCGGTCCTGGCGCGACCAACCTGATCACCGGTCTGGCCGACGCGCTGTTAGACTCCGTTCCGCTGGTGGCCATCACCGGGCAGGTTGGTTCTGCCTTCATCGGCACCGATGCCTTCCAGGAAATCGACGTTTTAGGGTTGTCCCTGGCCTGCACCAAACACAGTTTCCTGGTTGAATCTCTGGAAGCGCTGCCGGAAATCATGGCGGAAGCCTTTGCCATCGCCAGCTCCGGTCGTCCGGGCCCGGTTCTGATCGACATTCCGAAAGATATCCAGCTGGCCGTGGGTGAATTACCGCCGCATCTGGTGGCGGTTGAAGAAACTTTTCCGCACCCTGCGGCTGAATTACAACAAGCCCGCGCCATGATCGCTGCCGCGCAAAAACCGATGGTTTACGTCGGTGGCGGTGTCGGTATCGCGCAGGCCGTTCCGGCATTACGCGAATTCATTACTGCGACAGGCATTCCTGCGGTAGCAACGTTGAAAGGTCTGGGGGCGCCGGATGCCAGCGACCCATGTTATCTGGGTATGCTGGGCATGCACGGTACCAAAGCGGCGAATCTGGCTGTTCAGTCCTGCGATTTGCTGATTGCCGTCGGTGCGCGTTTCGACGACCGCGTGACCGGCAAGCTGAATACTTTTGCGCCAGACGCCGCGGTTATCCACATGGATATCGACCCGGCCGAGCTGAACAAATTGCGCCGGGCGCATGTGGCGTTGCAGGGTGCTCTGAATGCGCTGTTACCGGCGCTGCAACAACCCCTGAACATCAACGCCTGGCGTGATGAAGTGATGACGCTGAAAGCGCAGGGCGAATGGCGCTACGATCATCCGGGTGAAGCGATTTATGCGCCGTTGTTACTGAAACAAATCTCTGACCGTAAATCGGCCAATACCGTGGTGACCACCGACGTCGGCCAGCATCAGATGTGGACCGCGCAACATATGCAGTTCACTCGCCCGGAAAACTTCATCACCTCCAGCGGTCTGGGCACGATGGGTTTCGGCGTTCCTGCCGCCGTCGGCGCACAGGTTGCCCGCCCCGACGATATGGTGATCTGCGTTTCCGGTGACGGTTCATTCATGATGAATGTTCAGGAGCTGGGCACCATCAAGCGAAAACAGTTGCCCGTCAAAATCCTGTTGCTGGATAACCAGCGATTAGGGATGGTTCGACAGTGGCAGGAATTGTTCTTCGACGGACGCTTCAGTGAAACCAACCTCTCCGATAACCCCGATTTTGTCACGCTGGCCAGCGCATTCAACATCCCCGGCCAGCGTATCCACCGTAAAGATCAAGTCGATGCCGCTCTGGACGCTTTCTTCAACAGTGAAGGTCCGTATTTGCTCCAGGTTTCCATCGACGAAAATGAGAATGTCTGGCCGCTGGTTCCACCGGGCGCAGGCAACGAAACCATGCTGGAGAAAATGTCATGA
- a CDS encoding MFS transporter, protein MFGWTSRQRNVAIASFLSWTLDAFDFFILVFLLSDIASAFQVDIKQVTLAILLTLAVRPIGALLFGRAAEKYGRKPVLMVNIALFSFFELCTAAAPSLTVFLILRVIYGIAMGGVWGVASSLAMETIPDRSRGVMSGIFQAGYPFGYLLAAVVYGLLFNVVGWRGMFVIGAVPVFLLPFIWFKVQESPVWLAARERNESTALMPVLKKNWKLCIYLVVLMAGFNFFSHGTQDLYPTFLKVQHGFDAHTVSLIAISYNIASIIGGIFFGSLSEKIGRKKAIIIAALLSLPVIPLWAFSGGSWMLGLGAFLMQFMVQGAWGVVPTYLTELVPANTRAVLPGFVYQLGNLIASVNATLQAYIAESHGHNYGLAMAIVAGTVAILISVLVAFGRDTRGKAIAGAINNQTANHHAKF, encoded by the coding sequence ATGTTTGGTTGGACTTCTCGGCAGCGTAACGTTGCCATCGCCAGCTTTCTGAGCTGGACTCTCGACGCTTTCGATTTCTTCATTTTGGTCTTCCTGCTCAGCGATATCGCATCGGCATTTCAGGTAGATATCAAACAGGTCACGCTGGCAATACTGCTGACGCTGGCCGTGCGACCGATTGGGGCGTTGCTGTTCGGGCGTGCGGCGGAAAAGTACGGGCGCAAGCCGGTGCTGATGGTCAATATCGCGCTATTTTCTTTCTTCGAGCTGTGTACTGCGGCGGCACCTTCCCTGACCGTTTTCCTGATCCTTCGCGTGATTTACGGCATTGCGATGGGCGGTGTCTGGGGCGTAGCTTCTTCTCTGGCGATGGAAACCATACCTGACCGTTCCCGTGGCGTGATGTCGGGGATTTTTCAGGCGGGTTATCCGTTTGGTTATCTGCTGGCGGCGGTGGTATATGGTTTGCTGTTTAATGTGGTCGGCTGGCGCGGCATGTTTGTGATTGGTGCTGTGCCGGTTTTCCTGCTGCCTTTCATCTGGTTCAAAGTACAGGAATCGCCGGTCTGGCTGGCGGCGCGGGAACGCAACGAAAGCACGGCACTGATGCCGGTGCTGAAGAAAAACTGGAAGCTATGTATTTATCTGGTTGTGCTGATGGCGGGTTTTAATTTCTTCAGCCACGGTACGCAAGATCTCTATCCGACGTTCCTGAAAGTTCAGCACGGTTTTGACGCACATACCGTCAGTTTAATCGCCATAAGCTACAACATTGCGTCAATTATCGGTGGGATCTTCTTTGGTTCGCTGTCTGAGAAAATTGGTCGTAAGAAAGCGATTATTATCGCCGCGTTGCTTTCACTGCCGGTCATTCCATTATGGGCCTTCTCCGGCGGTTCATGGATGCTGGGGCTGGGCGCGTTCCTGATGCAGTTTATGGTGCAGGGCGCATGGGGCGTCGTGCCGACTTATCTGACCGAACTGGTGCCTGCTAACACGCGCGCGGTCCTACCGGGGTTTGTTTACCAGCTCGGTAATCTGATTGCTTCGGTTAATGCGACGCTTCAGGCTTACATTGCCGAAAGCCACGGACACAACTACGGACTGGCGATGGCAATTGTGGCCGGTACCGTCGCCATCCTGATTTCTGTTCTGGTGGCATTTGGCCGGGATACCCGGGGAAAAGCGATTGCTGGAGCAATAAATAATCAAACGGCAAATCATCACGCTAAGTTTTGA
- the yjfF gene encoding galactofuranose ABC transporter, permease protein YjfF — translation MLKRNLPLLITIVVFLAGYAYCFTQFPGFASTRVFFDLLTDNAFLGIVAVGMTFVILSGGIDLSVGSVIAFTGVLLAKLIGAYGIAPGYAFVIVLLMGTTFGALMGWIIDTLKLPAFIITLAGMFFVRGMSFIVSEESLPINHPVYEFLANYAWKMPGGGRFTLLALVMLLVVLGGIILAHRTRFGNNVYAVGGSNVSAALMGVPVRRTTIYIYMLSSTLAVLSGIIFSLYTSAGYALAASGVELDAIASVVIGGTLLSGGVGTVLGSLFGVLIQGLIQTYITFDGTLSSWWTKIVMGVLLFIFIGLQKGMGSFWTARRARHPRPEPS, via the coding sequence ATGCTCAAAAGAAATCTGCCCCTGCTGATTACGATCGTGGTTTTCCTGGCCGGATACGCCTATTGCTTCACTCAGTTCCCCGGTTTTGCATCCACACGCGTGTTTTTTGATTTGCTGACGGATAACGCGTTTCTCGGCATCGTGGCCGTCGGGATGACATTTGTCATCTTATCCGGCGGCATCGATCTGTCAGTGGGTTCTGTTATCGCTTTCACCGGTGTTTTGCTGGCGAAACTCATCGGTGCTTATGGCATCGCGCCTGGCTATGCCTTTGTCATCGTGCTGTTGATGGGCACCACGTTTGGTGCGCTGATGGGATGGATCATTGATACGTTGAAACTGCCTGCTTTCATCATCACGCTGGCGGGCATGTTTTTTGTGCGCGGTATGAGTTTTATTGTTTCGGAAGAATCGTTGCCGATTAACCATCCGGTTTATGAATTCCTCGCCAATTATGCCTGGAAAATGCCCGGTGGTGGTCGTTTCACATTGCTGGCTCTGGTTATGCTGCTGGTGGTGCTTGGCGGGATTATTCTGGCTCACCGTACGCGATTCGGTAACAACGTCTATGCCGTTGGCGGCAGCAATGTGTCGGCTGCGCTGATGGGGGTGCCGGTAAGGCGTACCACGATTTATATCTACATGCTGTCCAGTACGCTGGCGGTCTTATCGGGCATCATTTTCTCGCTCTACACTTCTGCGGGTTATGCACTCGCGGCGAGTGGTGTAGAACTGGATGCTATCGCCTCTGTTGTGATTGGCGGGACGTTACTGAGTGGCGGCGTAGGCACGGTTTTAGGCAGCTTGTTTGGTGTGCTTATTCAGGGGCTGATCCAAACCTACATCACTTTCGATGGTACGCTTAGTTCGTGGTGGACCAAAATCGTGATGGGCGTTTTGTTGTTTATCTTCATCGGATTGCAAAAAGGGATGGGCAGCTTCTGGACAGCCAGAAGAGCGCGCCATCCGCGACCAGAACCGTCCTGA
- the hdfR gene encoding HTH-type transcriptional regulator HdfR, whose product MDTELLKTFLEVSRTRHFGRAAESLYLTQSAVSFRIRQLETQLGANLFTRHRNNIRLTPAGERLLPYAENLMSTWQMAKKEVVRSLQHTELSIGATASLWEAYLTPWLQSLYTQRGTLRLEARIALRQSLVKQLHERQLDLLITTEPPKMDELSSQLLGNFSLRLFSSQKTVRSEQSPYVKLEWGADFPQQEKLQNSDQEPVLTTTSAHLTRQLLENTGGCAFLPAHWAKEYPQLAAHEDVPPVIRPLYAVWLQTSDQQVLIRQLLKTPLITNF is encoded by the coding sequence TTGGACACGGAATTACTGAAAACCTTTTTGGAGGTCAGTAGAACTCGCCACTTTGGTCGGGCGGCGGAATCCCTTTACCTGACTCAATCCGCTGTCAGCTTTCGTATCCGGCAACTGGAAACCCAACTTGGCGCCAATTTATTCACACGGCATCGCAATAACATCCGCTTAACGCCCGCAGGAGAACGTCTGCTGCCTTATGCAGAGAATCTTATGTCAACGTGGCAAATGGCGAAAAAAGAGGTTGTACGCTCGTTACAGCACACAGAATTGTCGATTGGTGCGACGGCGTCGCTCTGGGAAGCCTATCTGACCCCGTGGCTGCAGTCTCTTTACACCCAGCGTGGCACGCTTAGGCTTGAGGCGCGCATTGCACTGCGTCAGTCGCTGGTCAAACAATTGCATGAAAGACAACTGGATTTGCTGATCACCACCGAGCCACCAAAGATGGACGAGCTCTCAAGTCAGTTACTAGGTAATTTCTCGTTACGACTATTCTCATCGCAGAAAACGGTCAGAAGCGAACAATCACCGTATGTGAAGCTGGAATGGGGCGCTGATTTTCCTCAGCAGGAAAAACTGCAAAACAGCGATCAGGAACCGGTGTTAACCACAACCTCTGCACATCTGACGCGTCAGTTGCTGGAAAATACCGGCGGTTGTGCGTTCCTGCCTGCGCACTGGGCCAAAGAATATCCGCAACTGGCCGCACATGAAGATGTTCCGCCGGTGATCCGCCCGCTTTACGCCGTCTGGCTGCAAACCAGCGACCAGCAAGTGTTGATCCGTCAGTTACTCAAAACACCGCTGATCACTAATTTCTGA
- the ilvL gene encoding ilv operon leader peptide — translation MKALLLVVSLVVISVVVIIIPPCGAALGRRKAY, via the coding sequence ATGAAAGCCCTTCTCCTCGTAGTTAGCCTAGTCGTGATTAGCGTGGTGGTGATTATTATCCCACCGTGCGGGGCTGCACTTGGACGAAGAAAGGCTTATTAA
- a CDS encoding YifB family Mg chelatase-like AAA ATPase has product MSLAVVYTRASLGVQAPGVSIEVHISNGLPALTLVGLPETTVKEARDRVRSAIINCGFTFPAKRITVNLAPADLPKEGGRYDLSIALAILVASEQLQGDKLEEYEFLGELGLSGALRSVNGAIPAALEAQKEGRVLILPQSNQTEMTLLDPGVAQVAGHLLQVCAFLQGEDNLPPIEFPATAPPPEYQPDIADIIGQEQSKRALEVAAAGGHNLLLIGPPGTGKTMLASRLPGLLPPMSNEEKLETAAIASLVYNPEDDGEFSRIRPFRAPHHSTSMSALVGGGSLPRPGEISLAHNGVLFLDELPEFQRQVLDALRQPMESGEITISRARAKVRYPARAQLIAAMNPSPTGHYQGIHNRTPPQQVLRYLSRLSGPFLDRFDLSIEVPLLPPGILSQQNHTPVLRENSVQVRERVLTAREIQLKRAGKVNAHLSSSEVETYCVLTKADAEFLEEVLHKLGLSVRAWHRILKVARTLADLGGEESIERRHIAEALSYRSMDRLLLTLHKSLA; this is encoded by the coding sequence ATGTCATTAGCCGTGGTATATACCCGCGCATCGCTGGGGGTTCAGGCACCCGGTGTCTCGATCGAGGTCCATATCAGCAACGGATTACCGGCCCTGACACTGGTCGGTTTACCGGAAACCACCGTCAAGGAAGCCAGAGATCGGGTTCGCAGCGCCATCATCAACTGCGGGTTTACCTTTCCGGCCAAACGCATCACCGTCAATCTTGCACCCGCTGATTTACCCAAAGAAGGCGGCCGGTATGATTTGTCCATCGCGCTGGCGATTCTGGTGGCCTCAGAGCAGCTTCAGGGCGATAAGCTTGAGGAGTACGAGTTTCTGGGTGAGCTGGGCCTTTCCGGTGCGCTGCGCAGCGTAAATGGCGCGATTCCGGCGGCACTTGAGGCGCAAAAAGAAGGCCGGGTGTTGATCCTGCCGCAAAGTAATCAGACGGAAATGACGCTTCTTGATCCCGGTGTAGCGCAGGTGGCCGGGCACTTATTGCAGGTCTGCGCATTCCTTCAGGGCGAGGACAATTTGCCACCGATTGAATTTCCGGCGACGGCGCCTCCGCCCGAGTATCAACCTGACATTGCCGATATCATCGGACAGGAGCAATCAAAGCGCGCGCTCGAAGTGGCGGCAGCGGGAGGGCATAATTTATTGTTGATTGGGCCTCCCGGCACCGGAAAAACCATGCTGGCTAGCCGGTTGCCCGGTTTACTGCCGCCCATGAGTAACGAGGAAAAGCTGGAAACGGCCGCCATTGCCAGCCTGGTGTATAACCCCGAAGATGACGGCGAGTTTTCACGCATCCGCCCCTTTCGTGCACCGCATCACAGCACATCCATGAGCGCGCTGGTGGGAGGCGGCTCGTTACCCAGACCGGGAGAAATATCACTGGCACATAACGGCGTATTGTTTCTTGACGAACTGCCAGAATTTCAGCGCCAGGTTCTTGATGCTCTGCGCCAGCCAATGGAATCCGGCGAAATCACCATTTCCCGTGCACGGGCGAAAGTCCGCTATCCGGCAAGAGCGCAACTGATTGCAGCGATGAATCCCAGCCCGACCGGACACTATCAGGGCATTCATAACCGCACACCGCCACAGCAGGTTTTACGCTACCTGAGCCGGCTTTCCGGGCCATTTCTCGACAGATTCGATCTGTCGATTGAAGTCCCGCTCCTGCCGCCCGGCATTTTGAGCCAGCAAAACCATACGCCTGTGCTCAGGGAAAATAGTGTACAAGTACGGGAACGGGTACTGACCGCCAGAGAAATTCAGTTAAAACGCGCGGGAAAAGTCAACGCGCATCTGAGCAGTAGCGAAGTGGAGACGTACTGTGTGTTAACCAAAGCAGATGCTGAATTTCTGGAAGAAGTCCTGCACAAACTGGGATTATCGGTCAGAGCCTGGCATCGCATTCTGAAAGTCGCGAGAACATTGGCTGATTTGGGTGGCGAGGAATCGATTGAACGAAGACATATTGCTGAAGCACTGAGCTATCGCAGCATGGATAGGCTATTGTTAACTCTACATAAGAGCCTGGCATAA
- the ilvM gene encoding acetolactate synthase 2 small subunit, whose product MMQHNVSIQARFRPEMLERVLRVVRHRGFQVCAMNMTPMVNAENINIELTVASQRPVDLLSSQLRKLMDVACVEIQQHTSQQIRANA is encoded by the coding sequence ATGATGCAACATAACGTCTCAATTCAGGCCCGCTTCCGCCCCGAAATGTTAGAGCGCGTATTACGCGTCGTCCGTCACCGTGGTTTTCAGGTGTGCGCAATGAACATGACGCCGATGGTCAATGCGGAAAACATAAATATCGAATTGACCGTTGCCAGTCAGCGGCCCGTAGATTTACTGTCTTCACAGTTACGCAAACTTATGGATGTCGCTTGTGTCGAGATCCAGCAACATACATCACAACAAATACGCGCGAATGCGTGA
- a CDS encoding branched-chain amino acid transaminase, which yields MTKKADYIWFNGEMVPWAEAKVHVMSHALHYGTSVFEGVRCYDSHKGPVVFRHREHMQRLRDSAKIYRMPVSQSVDELMEACRETLRKNNLVSAYIRPLVFVGDVGMGVNPPDGYKTDVIIAAFPWGAYLGEEALEQGIDAMVSSWNRVAANTIPTAAKAGGNYLSSLLVGSEARRHGYQEGIALDIHGYVSEGAGENLFEVKEGILFTPPFTSSALPGITRDAIIKLAKDLGLEVREQVLSRESLYLADEVFMSGTAAEITPVRSVDGIQVGIGKRGPVTKQIQDAFFGLFTGKTEDKWGWLDPINPQ from the coding sequence ATGACGAAGAAAGCTGATTACATTTGGTTCAACGGCGAGATGGTTCCGTGGGCAGAAGCTAAAGTCCATGTCATGTCACACGCACTGCATTACGGCACTTCCGTTTTCGAAGGCGTGCGTTGCTACGACTCCCATAAAGGCCCGGTCGTATTCCGTCACCGTGAACATATGCAGCGTCTGCGCGATTCCGCAAAAATTTACCGTATGCCTGTTTCCCAGAGCGTCGATGAGCTGATGGAAGCTTGCCGCGAAACCCTGCGCAAAAACAATCTGGTCAGCGCGTATATCCGTCCGCTGGTGTTTGTCGGCGATGTGGGTATGGGCGTTAATCCGCCGGACGGCTACAAAACTGATGTGATCATCGCCGCCTTCCCGTGGGGCGCGTATCTGGGTGAAGAAGCGCTGGAGCAGGGTATCGACGCGATGGTGTCTTCATGGAACCGCGTTGCTGCAAACACCATTCCAACCGCTGCGAAAGCCGGTGGTAACTACCTGTCCTCCCTGCTGGTCGGCAGCGAAGCACGTCGTCACGGTTATCAGGAAGGTATCGCGCTGGACATTCACGGCTATGTGTCTGAAGGCGCTGGCGAAAACCTGTTTGAAGTGAAAGAAGGCATTCTGTTCACACCGCCATTTACCTCTTCTGCCCTGCCAGGTATCACCCGTGACGCTATTATTAAACTGGCAAAAGACCTGGGTCTTGAAGTGCGTGAGCAAGTTCTGTCCCGTGAATCCCTGTATCTGGCAGACGAAGTCTTCATGTCCGGTACCGCTGCAGAAATCACCCCGGTGCGCAGCGTTGACGGCATTCAGGTCGGTATCGGTAAACGTGGTCCGGTGACCAAACAAATTCAGGATGCATTCTTCGGCCTGTTCACCGGCAAAACCGAAGATAAATGGGGTTGGCTGGATCCTATCAACCCACAATAA
- a CDS encoding DUF413 domain-containing protein, with translation MAESFTTTSRFFDNKHYPRGFSRHGDFTIKEAQMLERYGFAFNELDLGKREPVTDEEKLFLEVCRGTREPVTDAEKVWNKYIVRTRRPKKFHTLSGGKPQADAVEDYTESDD, from the coding sequence ATGGCGGAAAGCTTCACCACGACAAGTCGTTTTTTTGATAATAAACATTACCCTCGCGGGTTCTCCCGGCATGGCGATTTCACCATTAAAGAAGCGCAAATGCTAGAACGTTACGGCTTTGCTTTTAACGAGCTGGATCTGGGAAAACGTGAGCCCGTTACCGACGAAGAAAAACTGTTCCTGGAGGTTTGCCGTGGTACGCGCGAACCGGTAACGGATGCAGAAAAAGTGTGGAACAAATACATTGTCCGCACTCGTCGTCCGAAGAAATTCCACACGTTGTCTGGCGGTAAACCGCAGGCTGACGCTGTAGAAGACTACACGGAAAGCGATGACTAA
- the ytfR gene encoding galactofuranose ABC transporter, ATP-binding protein YtfR, translating into MLEVRGLSVEFPGVKALENVDFTLERGEIVALLGENGAGKSTMIKALTGVYKRSAGQVFLNGKPIEPISTADAQSLGIGTVYQEVNLLPNISVAANLFIGREPTRFGLVNQRKMEQQADALLEGYGLHLDVSQPLSTYSIAIQQIVAIARAVDLSAQVLILDEPTASLDAKEVSMLLDILVQLRNKGVGMIFVTHFLDQVYRISDRITVLRNGKRVGSERTVDLPRIDLVPMMLGHSFDENLLKRTEHRNVTGEPLVDFKGYGRRGVVEHFDLKVRRGEIVGLAGLLGSGRTETAQLIFGIKGHDSGNARVDGKEVAISTPRKAAKLGFGYCPEDRKTDGIIGAATVRENIILALQAQRGWLRPLPMKEQHQIAEKFIKLLGIRTPGTEQEIQYLSGGNQQKVLLSRWLATNPRFLILDEPTRGIDVGAHAEIIRLIEKLCDEGLALLVISSELEELAGYADRIVVLRDRRHIAEIEQADISVPAIMKAIAAQ; encoded by the coding sequence TGGAAAATGTCGACTTTACCCTCGAACGCGGTGAAATTGTTGCCCTTTTGGGTGAGAACGGCGCCGGTAAGTCCACAATGATTAAGGCCCTCACCGGTGTCTATAAACGTTCTGCTGGCCAGGTCTTTCTTAACGGAAAACCGATCGAGCCAATCAGTACTGCTGATGCCCAGTCGCTGGGGATTGGTACGGTATATCAGGAAGTAAATCTCCTGCCAAATATCTCTGTTGCTGCCAACTTGTTCATCGGGCGCGAGCCAACCCGTTTCGGTCTGGTCAATCAGCGCAAGATGGAACAACAGGCCGACGCCCTTCTGGAAGGCTATGGGCTGCATCTGGATGTCAGCCAGCCACTCTCAACCTACTCCATTGCGATTCAGCAAATCGTGGCAATTGCCCGCGCTGTTGACCTGTCTGCACAGGTTTTAATTCTTGATGAACCCACCGCCAGCCTTGATGCCAAAGAAGTCAGTATGTTGCTCGATATTCTGGTTCAACTGCGTAATAAAGGGGTGGGGATGATTTTCGTCACCCATTTCCTCGATCAGGTTTATCGGATCAGCGACCGGATTACCGTTTTGCGAAACGGTAAGCGTGTGGGGTCTGAACGAACGGTGGATTTACCGCGTATCGATCTCGTGCCGATGATGCTGGGACACAGTTTTGATGAAAACCTGCTCAAACGCACCGAACATAGAAATGTAACGGGCGAGCCATTAGTGGATTTCAAAGGCTATGGGCGTCGAGGTGTGGTCGAACATTTTGACCTGAAAGTACGTCGGGGTGAAATCGTCGGACTGGCGGGTTTACTGGGATCAGGACGGACGGAAACCGCTCAGCTGATTTTTGGCATTAAAGGGCATGACAGCGGCAATGCACGTGTCGATGGCAAAGAAGTCGCCATCAGCACGCCCAGAAAAGCGGCTAAACTGGGATTTGGTTACTGCCCGGAAGATCGTAAAACCGATGGCATTATCGGCGCGGCTACAGTGCGTGAAAATATCATCCTTGCCTTACAGGCGCAGCGCGGCTGGTTGCGTCCTTTACCCATGAAAGAGCAGCATCAGATCGCCGAAAAATTTATCAAACTCCTTGGCATCCGTACACCCGGCACTGAGCAGGAAATTCAGTATCTTTCCGGTGGTAACCAGCAAAAAGTGTTGCTGTCCCGCTGGCTTGCAACCAATCCTCGTTTCCTCATTCTCGATGAACCTACCCGTGGGATTGACGTCGGTGCCCATGCAGAAATCATCCGTCTGATTGAAAAACTTTGTGACGAAGGCCTGGCGTTACTGGTCATTTCCTCTGAGCTGGAAGAACTGGCGGGTTATGCCGATCGTATTGTTGTCTTACGAGACCGTCGTCATATTGCCGAAATTGAGCAGGCTGATATCTCCGTGCCAGCCATTATGAAAGCCATTGCGGCGCAATGA